The following coding sequences lie in one Lolium perenne isolate Kyuss_39 chromosome 2, Kyuss_2.0, whole genome shotgun sequence genomic window:
- the LOC127335858 gene encoding uncharacterized protein translates to MPSSPSPPRPSPPPAAYKHFCRVCNKGFTCGSALGGHMRAHAVGDDGPNSAADDDDEPVPRARGGGGEDGPSTATTTHVYALRANPNRLTRGCQVCKNCGKEFSSMELFLEHGKCNSGEDEDTEGSPHSSAPSVADGEDDASLATAWSKGKRSRRAKLAAEGGDDMPADEDEEEDLANCLVMLSSCKADQAGVAEADPQPRRASASKDHVRMPQQPQPISFVMPAPEQAMVMPLALPAPLYASPVPRGMFECKACKKVFTSHQALGGHRASHKKVKGCFAAKAESSVIEPMHHAPAASGLDDDKGSAAAAVEVNAGGSADARTNVDVTAGETHAGTSEAAAAPSLSMAITTTDHDPALAITPGKKKAKMHECSVCHRLFSSGQALGGHKRCHWLTSGTGEHANIAPLTAEGLVAVSGHQLTLRPMVDASEPVLDLTIAANPLPAIASARVAEVGTSSLHLDASAPSLYLQPAAVPSNPSNQNKMAPTSSHGVDDAVAASGGAEDEADSTTVKKARLSDLKDDSTAGETTPWLQVGIGSSSADGDGKSAAE, encoded by the coding sequence ATGCCGTCTTCGCCATCACCGCCTCGTCCCTCGCCGCCACCGGCGGCGTACAAGCACTTCTGCAGAGTCTGCAACAAGGGCTTCACATGCGGCAGTGCGCTCGGTGGTCACATGAGGGCCCACGCCGTCGGTGACGACGGGCCTAATAGTGCcgcggacgacgacgacgagcccGTGCCGCGCGCGCGCGGTGGTGGAGGGGAAGATGGGCcatcgacggcgacgacgacgcaCGTCTACGCGCTCCGGGCGAATCCTAACCGCCTGACCAGGGGCTGTCAGGTGTGCAAGAACTGCGGGAAGGAGTTCTCGTCGATGGAGCTGTTCCTAGAACACGGCAAGTGCAACTCCGGCGAAGACGAGGACACGGAGGGCTCGCCGCACTCGTCGGCACCCTCCGTGGCGGACGGCGAGGACGACGCGTCGCTGGCCACTGCGTGGTCGAAAGGGAAGCGATCCCGTCGCGCCAAGCTGGCCGCCGAAGGAGGCGATGATATGCCCgcagacgaggacgaggaggaggacctgGCCAATTGCCTCGTCATGCTCTCGTCGTGCAAGGCCGATCAGGCAGGCGTCGCCGAGGCCGACCCGCAGCCGAGGCGCGCATCGGCGAGCAAGGACCACGTGAGAATGCCTCAACAGCCGCAACCCATCTCGTTCGTCATGCCGGCGCCGGAGCAGGCGATGGTGATGCCCTTGGCGTTGCCAGCGCCGCTGTACGCCTCCCCCGTGCCACGTGGCATGTTCGAGTGCAAGGCATGCAAGAAGGTGTTCACTTCGCACCAAGCTCTGGGCGGGCACCGTGCCAGCCACAAGAAGGTGAAGGGATGTTTCGCCGCCAAGGCCGAGAGCAGCGTCATCGAGCCAATGCACCACGCGCCGGCCGCCTCCGGGCTCGATGATGACAAGGGCAGTGCAGCGGCTGCCGTCGAAGTCAATGCAGGCGGCAGCGCTGACGCCAGAACGAACGTCGATGTCACTGCTGGCGAAACACACGCCGGTACGAGCGAGGCCGCCGCCGCGCCATCCTTGTCAATGGCCATCACGACCACCGACCATGATCCGGCACTGGCAATTACACCGGGCAAGAAGAAGGCCAAGATGCACGAGTGCTCCGTCTGCCACCGCCTCTTCTCTTCTGGCCAGGCGCTCGGAGGCCACAAGCGCTGCCACTGGCTCACCTCGGGCACAGGGGAACACGCCAACATCGCACCCCTGACAGCTGAAGGCCTTGTCGCGGTTTCCGGCCACCAGCTCACTCTCCGGCCAATGGTAGACGCGTCGGAGCCGGTGCTGGATCTCACCATCGCGGCTAACCCGTTGCCGGCGATTGCTAGCGCGAGGGTCGCCGAGGTCGGAACCAGCTCGCTGCATCTCGATGCATCTGCACCTTCGCTCTACCTCCAACCAGCGGCGGTACCGAGCAACCCCAGCAACCAGAACAAGATGGCCCCGACGAGCAGCCACGGTGTTGACGATGCTGTAGCTGCCTCGGGCGGCGCTGAGGACGAGGCGGACAGCACGACCGTCAAGAAAGCCAGGCTTAGTGATCTCAAGGACGACAGCACAGCAGGGGAGACCACGCCGTGGCTGCAGGTCGGCATTGGCTCCTCGTCGGCCGATGGTGATGGGAAGAGTGCTGCGGAATGA